The sequence TGATGTCCTCATAACAAATAGCGAACTATTCCTGGAGAGGGGGAGGAGTGGAGTGTGTTCTAAGGCTAATAAGTTTGAAAACTATAGCATGTATAGCTCCCTTTTCGTTATTTATGATGTACTTCAGTACATTAAAGTTCTAGAAATAATCTATCAATCTGCTTTAACTCAGTATTTCTCAGATTTAACTGACCACCaaatcttatatttttttctctttagtttcatggtgaatttaaaagtttaaaaaaactttttaaaataaaaaatgtagttttttttgCCCCCTAAGACTGTTATCATTTCTACTTCTAACAGAACTGAATCCAACTCTTAAGAAAGTAATTTACAATGATAAATTGTAGAAAGATACTTGGTAGATTGGGTCATACCGTGGAAATATTTTATGCTAACTCAGTTAAACAGATTTACTATATAGCTTTGCTGAATTAATATACCCCCTAAAGATGTGAGGACAGTTAAGAAtgtattaaaaattgaaaataagttGTATTTACAAATGTGTTTGCTTTTTGTATTCAGTGTCATTAAAATATTGATGACAGATTGTGATAATTTTATGGATTCCAAACagtttttaagaattattttagcATTGtctcataaacatttttaaaaaccaaatattgAAAAATCTAATAAATTGTTTTACAGGCACTTTCAGCTCTGTGTATTTGGCCACAACACAGTTAAAAGTGGGACCTGAAGAGAAAATTGCTCTGAAACACCTAATTCCAACAAGTCATCCTGTAAGAATTGCAGCTGAGCTTCAGTGCCTAACAGTGGCTGGGTAGgcaatttaaagatatttttaattgaactgctgtatataatttttaagatttttaagtaGATATCTAATAGGGATGGTGAGATTGTGGATTAAACATATTCTTCAGTCAGGTGTTTGCAGTTTGCTAGCACTTTTCCACTAATCTTGGAATGGCTAGTTaagtttatattaatttttaaagtggatttctCCTGAGGCTCAGCTTGACTTCCTGTTCTCTTACCACTTCTTTTTCTAATCTTCCTGCCAAATCATAAACCTTGGCTTCCATggtgtagatatttttaaaaatgtggggaACTCATATTTCACATCTCCCCAGATATTGACAGCCTcatctcatattttattttgaacaacAGAATCCTCTGGCATGTCTTTCTGTTTGGTTTCTCTCTGCTAGGTCATTCCTGTCAACATAGAGACGTGATGTAGTATCTCTTATCCTCGCTGTACCGCCGTCCCCCTTCCAGCTACTCCATTATTTCTTTGCTTCCCTTCATGGCCAGACTTCTCAAAAATTACCTGCACAGACTGTTTTCACTTCCACACCCGCCttttgccacacacacacagtgaggcTGCTCTCCTCTATGCTAAGTGGAAACTACTTTAGGGGCAACCATGACTTTGTTTTGCCGGTTCCTTTTTCTGTTCACATGAACTCCTGGCAGTGTTTAACATAATTGATTTGAACCATTGTCTTTTGACTTCTGTACTACCATATACTCCTTGATTTCTTCCTGCTTTATTTGGCCTTTCATTTTCAGTATGCTTTGCCAGTTCTTCCTCTTCCACCTGACCCCTAAGTGTTGGAGTTCCTCAGTGCTTGATCCTGGACTTTCTTTCTCTAGACTTCTTTAGATGGTGTCATGTATTCCACGTGGCTTTAAATATATAGTAATGATTCCCATAAGTGTATATCTAACCTCAGACCTCTTAACTGCAGATTTGTGTGTATCCACCTGACGATTTGATATTTCCATTTGGGTACCTAATAAACATCTCAAACCTAATATgcgaaaaatgaaattttaattcacCTTCATCTGCCCCAAAAATTACCTGTGGCAACAATCTGCCTTCATCTATCCATCTCAGCAAATGGTACCACAGTCTACCTAGTTACTCAAGGCAGAAACCTAGTAATCACActcaatttctccatttctctcctaGTCCACTCCATCACCATGTCCTGGCAATTCTGCCtccaaaatatatctaaaatctCATCCATATCTTTGTCTTCTCAACTGCTGTCTCAGTCCAAGTCTAGATTACTATAGTAGCCTgcttcttctcttcccctcctaaTCCCATAGTCACAaaacagccagagtgatccttaaaatataaaaatatgtatgtatgtaatataaATTGGATACTATTACTTCCACTACTTAACAATTCTTCAGTGGTTTCCcaatgttctttgaaaaaaaaatccaactttaTCCCATGCCAGTCTTTCCACCTCCTTCACTGTGCTCTATTTTCTTTAGCGTCTCAAATTTGTGTCAAGAGCTTTCTCACTTCAGGGCCACTACCCATACTTCTTCCCTATCCAGGAAGACCCCTCCCAGTCCTTGCATGCTAACTCCTCATCTTTCTGCTCTGAGCAAGAATGGTACCACTTCAAAGAGGTCTTCTCTGAATTagattctattttttattgtcaCAGCACCTTTTGATATCTTTCAAAACCCTTACCATAATTTGTCATTATTTGTTACCTGGTTTATTATCCATATTGCCCACTATTTAGGAAAGTCCATGAGGGCAGAAATCATGTTAATTTTAATTCACCTTCTCATCCTTAATGTCTAACATAGTGTCTGTCAAGTAACAGTGCCCactaaatatctattgaatgaataaacacgCCTATTAATTTGTTTTACCCCTCAGAAGACAAGAGGATAAGATGGCTTCTGTAAGGCATGATTACATAATACCTTCTAGTCCCCTGAATAAGATTATTCCTTTTTCCACACTTTAAATAACTCCCTCtaccactttttctttccttgttgttCAAAAATGTGCATGCTAAAAAAAGTCTACCTGATCTTGCTTCCTTTCTAGCTCCCACActggtttttattctttgacAGATATTTCAGGAAAATTGTCTTTATGTTCTGTTTCCATTGTATACTATTTTCCCTCCTTAAATCCTGTTTGGCCTCTTCCTTTCCACTTAAACTGCTTTCTGAAAATTAGTTAATTTCTTTTTGCCAGTTAATTCCTCTTTGCCAGACTGAAAGCCTTCCCTCAGTCCTTATTCTAATTGACCTCCTTGTTGATCACCCCTTCCTTGAAAACTCCTCACTTGCGGATGTCCCTATCTGGGCTTTCTGCTCCTTCCTTATTTTGCCCTCCAACGTGAGACTTTTCCaaggctcagttttctcttctctaatagTTTCACAGCTTTAGGTATCATTTATCTATAATATTGTCACTGACTTACACTTGACTTCTCACTTAAGATATAGTCTTGTATCTAGATATCTCTATCAGAATGATGAGGTTTTGGTTTTTGAtgcttcttttcctgttttctctacATATTTTGTTGGTATCCATGTTGTTTTAGTTACTCAGTCTCAAAACTCTGAAAATCCAGTTTACCCTATTTTCCTCACCTTTCTCTGAGGTAGTAtagtatagtggttaagagtctaGGTCTGGAGCACACTGCCTGGATTCAGATTCTGGCTCCATGACCTACTAGTTGAGTTACCTTGGGGAAGTTCCTTAACCTGTCtgtccctcagtttccttatatgttaaaaaaagggggggggtagGACATAATGGCACCAtccttatagggttgttgtgaaaattaagtgaaTTTGTTGATAGGTGTGAAGAGCTTGGCATGTAgtgaatgttcaataaatattagctattattaatttttacttgatttatttattaCTGTTACCATCTTATCTGCTACTAAGTcttgttaattcatttttattattcatcttttccttcccattctgTCACCTCCTCAATTAAAATTATCTCATTTTGAATTATAACCTCATAACTGGtactgtttgtttaaaaaaaaacccttcatctTGCATAAGTCAGTTAAATGAGTAATCTCTCCTGTATGGTGATGGTTTTAAGTTAGTTTTCTGGCATTATTTATGCATTGCtaaaactgcattttttaaaaaactgcataaAGTTTCAGTTCATTTgacctttcttctcaagttcattGTGCATTTTTCCACTAGGGGGCAAGACAATGTCATGGGAGTTAAATACTGCTTTAGGAAAAATGATCATGTGGTTATTGCTATGCCATATCTGGAACATGAGTCCTTTTTGGTAggttttaatatttcttgaatttttattagctaaatatttcattaaaacaatCTTATAACCTTATTCATAACTTTATTTTAGGACATTttgaattctctttcttttcaagaaGTACGGGAATATATGTTTAATCTGTTCAAAGCTTTGAAACGCATTCATCAGTTTGGTATTGTTCACCGTGATGTTAAGCCCAGCAATTTTTTATATAATAGGCGCTTGAGAAAGTAAGTATGGAAAGTTACCAGCAAATACTTAATACTTGACTGAATCTGTGCTGTGGGTCCACCTCTTAGATGCAGAGCATCCTGTAACAGCCACACacatctttttctgtttcagattttcactGTGGTTGAGGAAGGGAAATAcactcaaggagaaaaaaaaattgtattagtAAAACAGTGTACGTCATGAGGTGTACCATGGCTCAGTGGAAAGAGCTAAAAGACTTAGAAAGggtctagttttttgtttgtttaaccttatacatttatctctgggcttcatttttcttttctagtaaaTGAGGGGATTGGACCACATGATAGCCAATTTCATGTCTCAAcactaaagttttgttttttgactaTTTTTTATGCTGATTATATACATAGAGGCATTGTAAGCTGAAAACTTAAAAACTGCTGTTTATATAATGGCTCATATTGAGTATAATAAGGATAATAGAACCATAACTTCTTTTCTTGGGCTTTTGTATtcctgacttttaattttttctttaatcagatttttaaaccatgattttaatttatttttcttttaaacttgtttaattaaaaattatctgcTATGGTGCCATCTCTGCCACCATCAGAGGACAAAGGATTGTGTTTACATCCTGCATTCCTTGTTGTCTTGTCTGCACAAGCCatgggaagaaggggagaaaagatgTTTTCTTGTGTGGGATACATCTTTCCTTAATTTTCAGTAGTTAGCTATTAAATCCTtaccttgtctgtaaaacttacttttcttttttcaagaatgttataaatCCTTAATTTATCCCCCAAAGAATACAGTTTCTGGGTGAATATGGTTTGAGCATATTATGATATTAACTAAGCTTTGTTACAGAGAAGTAAAAgtgcttatttttgtttcataggTATGCCTTGGTAGACTTTGGTTTGGCCCAAGGAACCCACGATACGAAAATAGAGCTTCTCAAATTTGTCCAGTCTGAAGCTCAGCAGGAAAGCTGTTCACAAAATAAATCCTATGTAATCACCGGAAACAAAATTTCATTGAGCGGCCCAGCAGCACCTAAGGAGCTGGATCAGCAGCCTACCACAAAAACTGCTGTTAAAAGGCCCTACACAAGTGCACAGATTCAGATTAAACAAGGAAAAGATGGAAAGGTTctacctcttttatttcttaagtaCTAATACGGTTTTAGAAATGTACTCCATTCAACATGGGGAGTTATAATTCTAGGATAACGCAACAAAAGAACAATGTTGTTTACACGTGTTATATATTCAATTGATTAGATTTCACTAAGATTTACAATGGATTGTTTTATgatttcaaaactgaaaattttgCTTGGTAGATTTATAATGTCTTTATCATTATAATTGCATTATATAACAAAAACGGAAAGTAATTTTCCCTGCATGTTATAAAGTTCATATTAATTaccctttttaaaagaaagcattagTTATAGGGGAAAAATTCTGAAGTGTCTATCTCCATTTTAGCTGCACAGCAAAATGTAACATCCATGCAGGtggttttagaattttttagttatatatatttgtGGACTATGATAACATTGTATGGGGGTTAAGAGTTCTGTCTAGACTGTTTTCTCCTTTCACAGAAGTGTTTTGATGCCTGAGAATGACTTGGATgcagctgtttttgttttatgtcacTTAACTCTTTCAAAACTATGGCAGAGTACAGCTGGCAGAAAGTGTTACAGATATAAtccttattttccttgtttttgttggTATTGTAGGAGGGATCTGTAGGCCTTTCTGTCCAGCGCTCTGTTTTTGGAGAAAGAAATTTCAATATACACAGCTCCATTTCACATGAGAGCCCTGCAGTGAAAGTAAGTAATGTAGCTTAATAGTGCAATCATCAGTCAGTCGTACACTGGAGAGAATTTGGGGAATGGCTAGCTTTTATTAGTAGTAAGTTTTTAAGAGTTTTGCTTTAGCAGAAGGTATTACTGCTTTGAGCATCTAGTCAATGCTTTCATTTTCTCCAGTTCTGAacttttcttttggaattttttgtcatttttgattAGCTGACTATTGTTGCTCTTTCTCTAAAGGAACATTTAGAACGTTAAGGCCTTTTCTCTCATTGGCTGGAACGTGAGCTCCCAACAACTAACACATTTCTGACACACAGTTGATAGCGTAAAGATGTttgtaaaatttacaaaattatcACCAATGTTAAGTGGTTTTTAATTGACTTATAATATCCTGTAGGAGCTAGATAGCATGAGGAACAAATTAAAACTGATTTTAGCCAATGTAATTGTGCAGTTTACAGTTCTGAAATGGAGTTAGACACTAGAATGTAATTGTTTTGTAACATTTCAGGAAAAGTTCTAATAAAGTGTAAttcaaatattcaccaaactaGGAATGGTTAgtaaatttttaatatgtttattcaacatagtaacGTAAAAAGACCATAAATATTTTGATAGACAAGTGTTTATttacaatccaacagcacattcagcAGTTTTGAAAGTTATGCTTCCCCTATTGCTTTTTGCTCTACTAGCATCTCAAAGGCATCATGTTAAATGCCATGAAAATAGAGAATATGACTTTTCTTTTACAGCTTATGAAGCAGTCAAAGACTGTGGATTTACTATCTAGAAAATTAGCAACAAAAAAGAAGGCTATTTCTACAAAAGTTACGAATAGTAGTGTGATGAGGAAAACTGCCAGTTCTTGCCCAGCTAGCCTGACCTGTGACTGTTATGCAACAGATAAAGTTTGCAGTATTTGCCTTTCAAGGTAATGTGTTTTGATGGTGCTATAAAATCACCAGCATGCTGCCAGACAAGATGAGAAATTGCATTGATTTTGGTGGACAGTTGATTTGAGTGAGTGAAAGGGAACAATGCAGTTCTGTGAACTGCATAGGCACTAATGCAGATTGGTACCTTGAAGAGCAAATGACAAGTATTGTCATATTTGTTCCCTTCACATGCAAATGCTCTTTGGAAAACACATTTACTTTTACATGCAAATAATTTTGGTAGGGGTAGGGATAGCTCTTACGAAACTTCAGAATTGTATGTTTTACTTGCTGATttaatcttgttttctttcttttttcttgcctgtGTAGAATAACCTGAACCAAATACTAGAACTCTTCTCTCACTCCCACCTCCAACTCTTCGCCACAtaaattttttcttcccttcaagACTTTTATAAGCTTTCATGAGCCTTTCCTGATTAACTCAAGTATATAAGTGAACAAGTATCTCAGAAATTAATCACtccaaacagaaataaatttttataccTCAGAGTTCCCATTgtattctatttttctgttatgTTCTTACCATATACTACCTCTTTCTATGCCTGGAAGTTACCTTAAAACCCTTCTGGAATAAGGCCTGGGAACTGGTGTCGGGGGAGAGACCTATAGAAACAAAATCCAGGATTTTCATCACACTGGATTATCATTTGCTTTGTAATAGcttttatttatatagatatcAAGGTAGAATTTACTGTGAACTAAAttgataaatgttattttttggtCTTAAATAATTAAACTTTACATAACTAGAAAAATCTTATTTCATCATCATAAGGCGGCAACAGGTTGCACCTAGGGCAGGTACACCAGGATTCAGAGCACCAGAGGTCTTGACAAAGTGCCCCAACCAAACTACAGGTATGTTGCACTAGAAATACAGAACCCAGTTAAATTGGTTGCCGtgggtgtattttattttatgatttttgtctACTTATGATTAAATTTGAGCTCTGCTGCTTTTAACTAAGTTATGTAAGTGGTTCTAGCAGTGTGGCATTCCCATTTTTGAGATAGTGCTATTTATGAAAGCTCCTAATCctagtgtttccttttttttttttttacccgaTAAATTGCATTTTGCTTATCTGTTTACAAGATGATTTCACCAGGAATAATTTTAACATCAcctttgtgggggaaaaaattgTGTTTAGTAGTATTTGCTAACTTAGCAACATTTTATGTTTGTCTAATACC comes from Delphinus delphis chromosome 1, mDelDel1.2, whole genome shotgun sequence and encodes:
- the CDC7 gene encoding cell division cycle 7-related protein kinase, whose protein sequence is MEASLGIQMQEPTAFSRGRFLADGSLKHEQNFKLPGVKKDIQKLYEAVPQLGNVFKIKDKIGEGTFSSVYLATTQLKVGPEEKIALKHLIPTSHPVRIAAELQCLTVAGGQDNVMGVKYCFRKNDHVVIAMPYLEHESFLDILNSLSFQEVREYMFNLFKALKRIHQFGIVHRDVKPSNFLYNRRLRKYALVDFGLAQGTHDTKIELLKFVQSEAQQESCSQNKSYVITGNKISLSGPAAPKELDQQPTTKTAVKRPYTSAQIQIKQGKDGKEGSVGLSVQRSVFGERNFNIHSSISHESPAVKLMKQSKTVDLLSRKLATKKKAISTKVTNSSVMRKTASSCPASLTCDCYATDKVCSICLSRRQQVAPRAGTPGFRAPEVLTKCPNQTTAIDMWSAGVIFLSLLSGRYPFYKASDDLTALAQIMTIRGSKETIQAAKTFGKSILCSKEVPAQDLRKLCEKLRGVNSNTPKLTSDIQELTSQDPAFSEKMDHKGAHLIQTPKAQHSGNSLCKGDSNGCGGNLDESPTNLEGWDEVPDAAYDLLDKLLDLNPASRITAEEALLHPFFKDMSL